In Solanum pennellii chromosome 7, SPENNV200, the following are encoded in one genomic region:
- the LOC107023988 gene encoding uncharacterized membrane protein C776.05 gives MSSNEESMEDINGHSFGKVKQRFKDRSQKTKEKTKQILTKQAAQIAKRAEEHERFINKVTHLMGVLGFGAFCFILGARPKDIRYVYCLFYVIFVPLRWIYYRYKKWHYYLLDFCYYANTIFIVTLLFFPTKEKLFMVCFSFAEGPLAWALIVWRCSLVFSSVDKIVSVFIHLLPGLVFFTIRWWDPEFFGAMHPEGTPERASWPYVESQSYLWTWLFWVPLAAYFLWQVLYYLIVDVLRRQRFLRDPEVMTSYRELSKKAKKANNVWWRVSGLLGDQNRLLMYILLQAIFTIATTALTVPIFLSYKLHVVFQIFKVSASIWNGGNFMLDVMPRQVILKEEKKKSKMSTVPDQNDEISLHETNDTSETVHSE, from the exons ATGTCAAGTAACGAAGAATCCATGGAAGACATCAATGGTCATTCATTCGGCAAGGTCAAACAGCGTTTCAAAGATCGATCTCAG AAAACCAAAGAGAAAACGAAACAGATCTTGACAAAACAAGCTGCACAGATCGCTAAACGGGCTGAGGAACATGAACGATTCATCAACAAG GTGACTCATCTGATGGGTGTTCTTGGGTTTGGGGCATTTTGCTTTATTTTGGGTGCAA GGCCTAAGGATATTCGATATGTTTACTGTTTGTTCTATGTCATATTTGTTCCTCTGAGATGGATCTACTATAGATACAAGAAATGGCATTACTATCTTTTG GACTTCTGCTATTATGCAAATACAATTTTCATAGTCACACTTCTGTTTTTTCCTACTAAGGAGAAGCTATTCATGGTTTGTTTCTCATTCGCCGAG GGACCTCTAGCATGGGCATTGATTGTTTGGCGGTGTAGTTTAGTGTTTAGTTCAGTTGATAAAATTGTCAGTGTCTTCATACATCTTTTACCTG GGTTGGTTTTCTTCACAATTCGCTGGTGGGATCCTGAGTTTTTTGGAGCTATGCATCCCGAAGGGACTCCAGAACGAGCATCATGGCCTTATGTAGAAAGCCAGTCCTACCTTTGGACATGGCTATTTTGGGTACCGTTAGCTGCATACTTTCTCTGGCAGGTTCTCTATTACCTTATAGTAGATGTCCTACGTCGACAGAGGTTTCTGCGAGACCCTGAAGTCATGACATCTTACAG GGAGCTCTCCAAAAAGGCGAAGAAAGCAAACAACGTATGGTGGCGTGTTAGTGGTTTGCTTGGGGACCAGAATCGCTTGCTTATGTATATTCTGCTCCAGGCCATATTTACTATAGCAACTACAGCGCTCACAGTGCCCATATTTCTGTCATATAAGTTGCATGTTGTATTCCAAATATTTAAAGTTTCAGCATCTATATGGAATGGTGGAAACTTTATGCTTGATGTGATGCCCAGACAAGTGATTCTCaaggaggaaaagaaaaaatcaaagatgTCGACTGTCCCCGACCAGAACGATGAGATCTCTTTACACGAGACCAACGACACTTCTGAAACAGTTCATTCAGAATAA